The region CAACACCCAGGCCGGCAATGATGTTTAGCCAGGCTACAATGGCCCAGAGACCATCCTTCTCGCGAATATGGTTGCTTCCGGTACCAAAGGACTCCTCGCCGCAAATGGACAGCTTGTTGGCATCAAACAATGCACAGAAGAACTTCCACCCTGTCGGGACTTCGTAGCAGTTCAGGCCCTGCTTCTTCGCGACCAAGTCCACCGCCCCAGAGGTGGGCATGCTGCGGGCCAGGCCGTAGACGCCATTATTCTTGAAGTATGGAATCAAGTTGGCATGGTGGGCAATGATGGCCAAGCTGTCACCGGGGGACACGAAGGCACCAGCGCCGTAAATCATGTTGCGGTCACCATCGCCGTCGGATGCGGCGCCAAAGGGGATGCTGTTCTTCTCAACCACTTCGACTAGGCTGTGGGCATAGGTGAGATTGGGGTCCGGGTGGCCCCCGTTGAAGTCAGGAGAAGGTTCGCAGTTTTGAATGGATTcagcaccaagaccaagctcCTGTTGGAAAATGGCCTTGCCGTACGGCCCAGTGACGCCAGAAAGGCCGTCGAAGAGCACCTTGAAGTCGGGATGGGTGTTGAAGAACTTCTTGATCAGTTCGAAATCGAAGATGTCCTTGAGCATCTCGACATAATCGGCAGTGctgtccaccacctcaacttCCAAGTCACCATATGACTGGGTTCCAATGGTTGAAATATCAATGTCGGGAATGTCGGCAATCTTGTACGACGTGAGCGTCTTGGACACCTCGAAGATCTTGTTGGTGACCGATTCGGGGGCAGGGCCGCCATTGGCAAGGTTATACTTGATTCCGAAGTCATTCTTGGGACCTACGGGGATATGTCGTTAGCACAAGGAACAAGACCAGAGAGGAAGATACCGGATCAGGTCTTACCGCCGGGGTTGTGGCTGGCAGTCAACAAGATACCACCGGTGGCCTTGCGCTTGCGGATGACATGGCTGGCAGCGGGTGTTGACAGAATGCCATTCTGACCGATCAAGAGCTTCTTCACTCCGTATGCGGCGCCGATCTTGGCAATGACCTGAATGACCTCGGGGTTCCAGAATcggccatcaccaccaatgACGAGATACGATCCTTGAGGCGTCGGCTGGTCAGCTACGAGTTCACACAATCTCTCGACAGACGGGAGCGCGCGCTATGCCCACCTTCAACGCCCTCGGGAATGGACAGCAGGATGCTTGTGACGAAAGCCTCGCTGTAATGCGGTTGCTGGAAGACTGTGACCTTCTTGCGAAGCCCGGAGCTGTAGGCGTGCACCAAGAGGTTAGAAACAAGACTGATTGATGATCCTCACGAGAGCTGGACAGAGCTTGGGGAAGCTCTCACAGACAGCTCAGCTCAGTTCCGCGGGGCAAGCTgcaggggggtggggtgctGGCCGGTGACGTACGTGCCAGGTTTCTGGTCAGTGAAGGGCTTGAACTCGACCGATTTGACTTGCATCTTGACGCTTTCGAGGTGGCGGCGTGATTCTGTTGCTCTACAGGAGTAaagaggagttggaggggagAAGACGATGGGCACTAGGGGGGGGGCGTTATATGagattgatgaggagggtgtgagAGATTGGATCGGGACAAAAGAGGCGCACTTGTTGGGCTGGGGCGGGCACTGGCGGGGTGTGTGTGGCCCATGGCAGCAATTCCCGAGAGGCACTCGCCCCACCGTGCCATTCGGAATGGCAATGGCATCGCATCGAAACAGGACCGCAACTTCCTCTGCGGCGTGATGGGATGCAGGCAGACCCAGCCATGCCGCAGGTATGCCCGATAACTACTGCGCGCATTTTCACCTCGCACACGCAACCGGGCTGTTGTCAGGATAGCTCAAGCAACAGGCACCTGGAGGAAGCAATGACCTCTCTCGTAACTGATTTGAATAGACGAAATGACCCCGTAATGCTCATGCCCAAGTCTGGTGAACCGAGAAGGTGGAATCCGTGATGTCATGTCATAGTGACAGACAAAGACGGGATCGGCCTTCTGCAGCGAGACCCCTCCGACTGGCCTAGGCTTGACCACTTGCTCCCAAGAACTCCATTCCATGTAGCACACATAGTCTAGCCGTGTGTTGTCTAAGAAGGCCCTGCATCGTTGTTATCAACCTCCTCGGACGACTCGACGTTTGCCATTCTCAATGCAAAGACTTCCCTGAACCTTTTTGCTCCTATTTGTGACATCCTGTCAGTGAATTACCTCTGCGGATCTGAACGGATAGGGGCCACACACCTTCCTCGCGGTCAAAATAAATCTCAAATGCACCAGACTTGTTCTGCCGCATATTTTCCTGCCGGTATGCGCTACAGAAGACATATAATTGAACATCCTTCAGCCACACACGGTGCTTGGAGCGACGGCTGAGCCAGGTCCGCGACTGGGACTGGTGTGTGACTGAGAAAACGGCGTTTAGAACAAGGTGGGCCGGTAGACAATAGGCACATGAAACTCACCAAAGGCTGTCCATACGGGACATTGTCTCAACTCCCCTTCCCATACCGCTGCATGGAGGCGTAGGCCTCGTGTTTGTATGTCTTCGTACACAATGAGGGAGTGTTTGAAGCCGTCATCAATAATTTGCCTGATGGAGACACACAAGTCAGCTTGGACTGGGCCTAAACCCGTGATGGAaaaggtgggaggagggagtctGGTTTAAACGCACGCTTGAAAGAGACGTTTCTCTCTCTGAAGTCCAAATTCATTGGGATGTATTTGCACCGTCAACATATTGCGTGCCTTCAGCGCCACAAACGTACAGTAAAACAACACCATTTCTAGACATCTTGTTAGCCAGTCCAGAGACAAGGGAAATTAAAAAGTGACGAGGACGCCTACCTTCCCATGTCAGGAAGTATAGAGCAGCCCAGAGTTTGCTGCATTGTTCTGACCGGCTCCATCGTTTGAGCTGCAGTGCACTTCCTTCCCGGTTGATACAGAGCTCGTGGGCACCAAACAGCGAGAACCAGGGAATATCGCCCTGCATGGTTCTCATGAGCAAGTAAGGTGATTGGTCGACCGAATTCAAGTAGACAACGATTGAGATCCTGTCCTCATCAAATGGCCTATAGTCACCAGTGGTATCAATACCCTTTCTGCATTGAAGAACTGAACTTATATGGCCAGTACGCACCTCCGGAATAGAATTTTGGACTCTGGCGGAATAGTGAAATGGCCCCAGGGGTAGAAGGGTCCATACGACTTGGAGCTTGAGAAATACGTCAGCTGGACCTTCAGAGGTGGCTATTTTCAACAGAACATACTGTCTTAAATGTTTCAGGGCCGTTCGAGACGGCAGCGGTAGGGAGAATATCTGCTCCGCCCAGTGTGCGTTCTGTGATCCGTTAGAATGGTGAATTCAACAGAAAGAGAGAACCTCACGAACGGCGTCTTGCATGATTGCTAGTGGCATGAGCTCTTGCCGCACCAGGGTCCCAATCTGCATCGGAGGTGGCGCTTCAGGGAGAGAGTAGTCGTTAGCCACCGCGAATTCTTCCTGGCCATGCGCCAGCTAGCTCCAGGGGGAAGAAACTCACCGATTCCTCTCTGTTCCCGCAGCTTCAAAATTCGAGTGCGGAGGGTTTCAAGAGTGTTGAGCTCAAAGCTCGGCGACCTAAACAAAGTAAGCTCACGGCCAAATAAAGTATTAGAAGGAGATCAAAGTTACCTCGTCAGCAGCTGCTTCAGCAACGATAGGAAGTGATTGTAAAGGACAAATCTTTGTGGAAGTGGGAGCCCAGAGGCTTCTTCCGTCATTTTATTGTACATCTTTCGCCATCTCATTTCTCTCGAAATGGTTTTCTCCTCATAGTAACCGATGATATCTTTCAGGGTCCGAGACAGGCAAGGGAGCACGACGTTGAGGTAGTTGGCAACGATGGGGACACGCGAGAAGTGCACCTGGGATCGGTCGGCGAGGTCACGTAGAAGACGGCACGAGCTGCGTATCTCCCCGGTGAGGGCAATGAGATGGCCATGGAAGGACTCGGGGAGTGCTATTTGTAGTTGATCGAGACCCATGGCCACAATCTCGCACCTGTCAGCCTCACGACAGCAGCCCCGGAGGAGGTGTGCCTCAatggggatgttgaggttCACTGTTGTCTCGAGTTCCATGATGACTTCTTCTGTCAGTCGATTGGGTAGTGTTTACAAATCAGCTGAGATATCGAGTTGAGTAATTCGTGCTGATTAGTCTGGATGACGGCGTCGGCCCATGGCGGACCTTGAAAATCATGATCTCTGGATGGCCCGGTATATTGCTGGCACCGGTGTTTTCTGgcgccctcccccccccgAGATAGGcgatggtgttttggttATTTCAAGATGATGTGCCGTTGCAGTGTCGAGGCTGGGGAGAAACAGGACAGTGGAGGTTAGCACACTACTGACCCTGCCCAACCACCTGACCCGAACTcgaagaggagaaggggtATGACAGTGGGCGGCGATGACAGGGGGTTTCAACAAAAGCTCAGCCAAAGACTAGAGCGGTCACGATCTTTGTTCCAAGCTTTTGCACAGAAGGCAGGCAGGAGAGGACGGGGGAGGTTGCAGATCGGAAGAAGTCCGAGGGAAACAAGCAGACGGGGACGAGACCGACTTTAATGCCAAGCCAACCCACCGACAGCGGCCGTGAAACATGCCTGTCATGCCCCCTCTAGTGTAAAGAGCCTCAATTGTTTAATCAACAACAAGTGCCGACTCTGAATAGCCTCCCATAGCCTTAGGTTATGATCAGGGTTATGAAGCAGGAGGTGGCCCGTAACATGGTATAGCCGTGGACGAAGGGAGCCGGATATTGGGCATCGAGGCATGATAAAAGAGACGCCGAACGAGTAGAGAGGAGGGAAAGATGGGGAGGCTCGAATCAGATGAGGCAAGGTGCATAGATTGCTGCAATGCAAAATGAACCGAGGAGTCAGAGACTGCCACGAAGCCAGCCCagatgcagcagcagcagcaaaggTCATAAACGTGCATTAGACAACTGTTGGAGGACTGAAGAGCGAATGAAGAGAACCGGGCCTCTGCGGCGATGGGACCTGCCATGCCGGGAAGAACCAATCGAGCGAGAGAGACCATGCATGGTAAGTTGCAGCAAGTGGACAATCTGCTGCCCACATGACGATGATTGGAAAGGGATGGGTGAGGGGGCGTGATTTTCACGTGAGCAGCAACTGCTGTGAGCTTTTTGGCCTGTGGAGCGAAGTATCGAACCACACCCGAACAATGGTTTGGCCATACGTCCCAGGTCGTCGACTGCGGCCCCAGATTATGCTTGGGAACCATTGCAAAAAACATGCTTACAATTGGGGGACATGATATTATGTAAAAGGCTCATTGTTGTCTCGAGGCCCAGGAGATGAGAAAAGGAAACCTTGAATATTTGTTATACATGTGTAGGTAGTAGCTTAAGGGGCCAGCATCACACCCCTCATGGACCCATGCGGTCCCCCAGCCTAAAAGAAGTCATCTGTAAGATTCCCTCTCCCTGAAAGATTCCTTTGATCATAGCAAAACCTCGCGCAAAAACCATGCCGGAAAATAActgaaaaataaaaagagaAGCACTGAAATCCCATGGCCGTGCCCCAAGCAACACCGTCCCAACCCAAAGATACATGGTTTAAAAAAAGGCGCCGAGCAAGTCGCACCGCCTTTGCATTGACTGGAtatgtttgtttgttttttcaAGACTAGTTGCCGCGAGCGCAACGAGTCGGCGAGAAAAGAGTGTATTTACGAcgactcctcctcgtcgccgtcgGCCTATGCGAACCGGTCAACCATCTTGCACCCTGGGAAGGTGTGATGCTCAGGCGAGACTTACGTTGTACGCCtgcttctcatcctcataACGCTTCTTGTCGgcggcagccttggcctcaTACGGGGCACGCTGCTTGTCGCTGAGAGCCTTCCATCGCTCACCGAGGATCTTGCCAACCTGGCCGAAGGAAACACCAGGGTTCTCCTCGCGCACGTTCTCTCTCTGCTCGTTGGCAAAGAACATGTACGCTGAAAGACCACG is a window of Podospora pseudopauciseta strain CBS 411.78 chromosome 1, whole genome shotgun sequence DNA encoding:
- a CDS encoding hypothetical protein (EggNog:ENOG503P211), whose translation is MELETTVNLNIPIEAHLLRGCCREADRCEIVAMGLDQLQIALPESFHGHLIALTGEIRSSCRLLRDLADRSQVHFSRVPIVANYLNVVLPCLSRTLKDIIGYYEEKTISREMRWRKMYNKMTEEASGLPLPQRFVLYNHFLSLLKQLLTRSPSFELNTLETLRTRILKLREQRGIAPPPMQIGTLVRQELMPLAIMQDANAHWAEQIFSLPLPSRTALKHLRHSKSYGPFYPWGHFTIPPESKILFRRPFDEDRISIVVYLNSVDQSPYLLMRTMQGDIPWFSLFGAHELCINREGSALQLKRWSRSEQCSKLWAALYFLTWEGKLLMTASNTPSLCTKTYKHEAYASMQRYGKGS
- the PGM2 gene encoding Phosphoglucomutase-2 (EggNog:ENOG503NV3F; COG:G) encodes the protein MQVKSVEFKPFTDQKPGTSGLRKKVTVFQQPHYSEAFVTSILLSIPEGVEGSYLVIGGDGRFWNPEVIQVIAKIGAAYGVKKLLIGQNGILSTPAASHVIRKRKATGGILLTASHNPGGPKNDFGIKYNLANGGPAPESVTNKIFEVSKTLTSYKIADIPDIDISTIGTQSYGDLEVEVVDSTADYVEMLKDIFDFELIKKFFNTHPDFKVLFDGLSGVTGPYGKAIFQQELGLGAESIQNCEPSPDFNGGHPDPNLTYAHSLVEVVEKNSIPFGAASDGDGDRNMIYGAGAFVSPGDSLAIIAHHANLIPYFKNNGVYGLARSMPTSGAVDLVAKKQGLNCYEVPTGWKFFCALFDANKLSICGEESFGTGSNHIREKDGLWAIVAWLNIIAGLGVANPGVAPSIKQIQKDFWAEYGRTFFTRYDYEDVDSDGANKVVGVLKDLVADPNFVGSKVGDRTVTEAGNFSYTDLDGSVSSNQGLYACFSSGSRIIVRLSGTGSSGATIRLYIEQHSSDPATYDMDAQEFLKPEIKMATELLKFKEFVGRDEPNVKT
- the NHP6 gene encoding Non-histone chromosomal protein 6 (EggNog:ENOG503P5CR; COG:K); this encodes MPKAAVKSKAEPKVKRGRGKKDPNAPKRGLSAYMFFANEQRENVREENPGVSFGQVGKILGERWKALSDKQRAPYEAKAAADKKRYEDEKQAYNADGDEEESS
- a CDS encoding hypothetical protein (EggNog:ENOG503P211), with amino-acid sequence MSLTHQSQSRTWLSRRSKHRVWLKDVQLYVFCSAYRQENMRQNKSGAFEIYFDREEGAKRFREVFALRMANVESSEEVDNNDAGPS